In one Pseudomonas hydrolytica genomic region, the following are encoded:
- a CDS encoding DUF4398 domain-containing protein, with translation MINRTLPVLLVLGLSACASDPAPTEQLRLTEQALAQTRSLGVLGEQSESLRLAEEKFAQAQAAILDGENKQARHLAEQAELDARLAEAEHLNAKGREQLAELSQRISRLRQQLGAM, from the coding sequence GTGATCAATCGAACCCTTCCCGTGCTGCTGGTGCTGGGCCTGAGCGCCTGCGCCAGTGATCCTGCACCCACCGAGCAACTGCGCCTGACCGAGCAGGCGCTGGCGCAGACCCGCTCGCTCGGTGTGCTCGGCGAGCAATCGGAATCTCTGCGTCTGGCCGAGGAAAAGTTTGCCCAGGCCCAGGCCGCCATACTGGACGGCGAGAACAAGCAGGCCCGACATCTGGCCGAACAGGCCGAGCTCGATGCGCGCCTGGCCGAGGCCGAGCACCTCAATGCCAAGGGGCGCGAACAGCTGGCGGAACTGAGCCAGCGTATAAGCCGTTTGCGCCAGCAACTGGGGGCCATGTGA
- a CDS encoding substrate-binding periplasmic protein: protein MPERCLLKSLLLWCALALVPAGALASGKCERLVATGNPEYPPYLWRDPQNPQQLIGANADLLKHLAKELGVVVDVIYTGPWSRAQDEVRTGRVDLIAGAFITLPRLEHMDYVHPAFFFTPSVVWVRKGEAFPYGSWVDLKGLTGDTLVGNSFGQQFDSFAKQNLTLEGVSSLTQAFQKLLLGRTDYVLYERYPGLALAETLGMDDDLEVLDPPISSEGLYLTLSHNSACNEPWLRGQLARKMTELVAAGLPEQFLQRNLELWKAQQMQPDPVGDVTQ from the coding sequence ATGCCCGAGCGTTGTCTGTTGAAGTCCCTGTTGCTGTGGTGCGCGCTTGCGCTGGTGCCTGCAGGCGCCTTGGCCAGCGGAAAGTGCGAGCGTCTGGTGGCGACCGGCAACCCCGAGTATCCCCCCTACCTGTGGCGCGATCCGCAGAACCCGCAGCAGTTGATCGGCGCCAATGCCGATCTGCTCAAACACCTGGCCAAGGAACTCGGTGTGGTGGTCGACGTGATCTACACCGGCCCCTGGTCGCGAGCCCAGGACGAGGTGCGCACCGGTCGCGTCGACCTGATCGCGGGGGCCTTCATCACCCTGCCGCGCCTGGAACATATGGATTATGTGCACCCGGCATTCTTCTTTACCCCCAGCGTGGTCTGGGTGCGCAAGGGCGAGGCCTTCCCCTATGGCAGCTGGGTCGATCTCAAGGGCCTGACCGGCGACACGCTGGTCGGCAACAGCTTTGGCCAGCAGTTCGATTCCTTCGCCAAGCAGAACCTGACCCTCGAGGGTGTATCCAGCCTGACCCAGGCGTTCCAGAAGCTTTTGCTCGGGCGTACCGACTACGTGCTCTACGAACGCTATCCTGGGCTGGCGCTGGCCGAAACCCTGGGTATGGACGACGATCTGGAGGTGCTGGACCCGCCGATTTCCAGCGAAGGCCTCTACCTCACCCTGTCGCACAATTCGGCGTGCAACGAGCCCTGGCTGCGTGGCCAGCTGGCGCGGAAAATGACAGAACTGGTCGCCGCCGGGCTGCCGGAGCAGTTCCTGCAACGCAACCTGGAACTGTGGAAGGCGCAGCAGATGCAGCCTGACCCGGTTGGCGACGTCACTCAGTAG
- a CDS encoding electron transfer flavoprotein-ubiquinone oxidoreductase, protein MEREFMEFDVVIVGAGPSGLSAACRLKQKAAEAGQEISVCVVEKGSEVGAHILSGAVFEPRALTELFPDWKELGAPLNTPVKRDDIYLLRDADKATRIPDFFVPKTMHNEGNYIISLGNLCRWLAQQAENLGVEIYPGFAAQEALIDENGVVRGIITGDLGVDREGNPKEGYYTPGMELRAKYTLFAEGCRGHIGKQLIKKYNLDSEADAQHYGIGIKEIWDIDPAKHEQGLVVHTAGWPMDIMGTENTGGSFLYHLENNQVVVGLIIDLSYANPHLSPFDEFQRYKHHPVIAQYLEGGKRVAYGARAICKGGINSLPKMVFPGGALIGCDLGTLNFAKIKGSHTAMKSGMLAADAIAEALAAGREGGDELTNYVDGFKASWLYDELFRSRNFGAAIHKYGAIIGGGINWLDQNIFGGKAPFTLHDNKPDYACLKPAAECAKIAYPKPDGKLSFDKLSSVFLSNTNHEEEQPCHLKLTDPSIPLAKNLPLYDEPAQRYCPAGVYEVVTQEDGEKKFQINAQNCVHCKTCDIKDPAQNITWVAPEGTGGPNYPNM, encoded by the coding sequence GTGGAACGCGAATTTATGGAGTTCGACGTCGTCATCGTCGGCGCCGGCCCGTCCGGACTGTCCGCCGCCTGCCGACTGAAGCAGAAAGCCGCAGAAGCGGGCCAGGAGATCAGCGTCTGCGTGGTCGAGAAAGGCTCCGAAGTTGGCGCTCACATCCTCTCCGGTGCGGTGTTCGAACCGCGTGCCCTGACCGAACTCTTCCCCGACTGGAAAGAGCTGGGTGCACCACTCAATACCCCGGTCAAGCGCGATGACATCTACCTGCTGCGCGACGCCGACAAGGCTACCCGAATTCCTGACTTCTTTGTGCCGAAAACCATGCACAACGAAGGCAATTACATCATTTCCCTGGGCAACCTGTGCCGCTGGCTGGCCCAGCAGGCCGAGAACCTGGGCGTGGAGATCTACCCGGGCTTCGCCGCTCAGGAAGCGCTGATCGACGAAAACGGCGTGGTGCGCGGCATCATCACCGGTGATCTGGGCGTCGACCGCGAAGGCAACCCCAAGGAAGGCTACTACACCCCCGGCATGGAACTGCGTGCCAAGTACACCCTGTTCGCCGAAGGCTGCCGTGGCCACATCGGCAAGCAGTTGATCAAGAAGTACAACCTCGACAGCGAAGCCGACGCCCAGCACTACGGCATCGGCATCAAGGAAATCTGGGACATCGACCCGGCCAAGCACGAGCAGGGCTTGGTGGTGCACACCGCCGGCTGGCCGATGGACATCATGGGCACCGAGAACACCGGCGGCTCCTTCCTCTACCACCTGGAGAACAACCAGGTCGTGGTGGGTCTGATCATCGACCTGTCCTACGCCAACCCGCACCTGTCGCCGTTCGACGAGTTCCAGCGCTACAAGCACCATCCGGTGATTGCCCAGTATCTGGAAGGCGGCAAGCGCGTCGCCTATGGCGCTCGCGCCATCTGCAAGGGCGGCATCAACTCGCTGCCGAAGATGGTCTTCCCCGGTGGCGCGCTGATCGGCTGCGACCTCGGTACCCTGAACTTCGCCAAGATCAAGGGCAGCCACACCGCGATGAAGTCCGGCATGCTGGCTGCCGATGCCATCGCCGAAGCCCTGGCGGCCGGCCGCGAAGGTGGCGACGAGCTGACCAACTACGTCGATGGCTTCAAGGCCAGCTGGCTGTACGACGAACTGTTCCGCAGCCGCAACTTCGGTGCGGCCATCCACAAGTACGGCGCCATCATCGGCGGCGGCATCAACTGGCTGGATCAGAACATCTTCGGCGGCAAGGCGCCCTTCACCCTGCACGACAACAAGCCGGATTACGCCTGCCTGAAGCCGGCGGCCGAGTGCGCGAAGATCGCCTACCCGAAACCGGACGGCAAACTGAGCTTCGACAAGCTCTCCTCGGTGTTCCTCTCCAACACCAACCATGAAGAAGAGCAGCCCTGCCACCTGAAGCTCACCGACCCGAGCATCCCGCTGGCGAAGAACCTGCCGCTGTACGACGAACCGGCGCAGCGGTACTGCCCGGCTGGCGTGTACGAAGTGGTGACACAGGAAGACGGCGAGAAGAAGTTCCAGATCAACGCGCAGAACTGCGTGCACTGCAAGACCTGCGACATCAAGGACCCGGCCCAGAACATCACCTGGGTGGCGCCGGAAGGCACCGGTGGCCCGAATTACCCCAACATGTAA
- a CDS encoding OmpA family protein translates to MTSVKPIAALLLASVVLGGCASGQPGSEQALEAARASFQSVKEDPNVLRAAPKDVIRAGESLARAERLSSYWGSGADVRHYAYLSQRYAEIARQHSDSSLNQERAAKLELERQRLQLTLREAKLLSVQQHNGWLEEQMVSLATSETERGLVMTLGDMLFDAGRADLQPAANRTVLKLVQFLQINPQRRVRIEGYTDNTGSAEENLELSRARAQAVADLLVDLGIDAKRIQVVGYGVDFPVAENASARGRAQNRRVEIVFSDERGRLGAER, encoded by the coding sequence ATGACCAGCGTGAAGCCTATTGCTGCGTTATTGCTGGCGAGTGTCGTGCTGGGCGGCTGTGCCAGCGGTCAACCGGGCAGCGAGCAGGCACTGGAGGCGGCGCGAGCCTCCTTCCAGTCGGTGAAGGAAGATCCCAACGTGCTGCGCGCCGCTCCGAAGGACGTGATCCGCGCCGGTGAGTCGCTGGCGCGCGCCGAGCGTCTGTCGAGCTACTGGGGCAGCGGCGCCGACGTACGTCATTACGCCTATCTCAGCCAGCGTTACGCCGAGATTGCACGCCAGCACAGCGACAGCAGCCTCAATCAGGAGCGGGCCGCCAAGCTGGAACTGGAGCGTCAGCGCCTGCAGCTGACCCTGCGCGAAGCCAAGCTGCTTAGCGTGCAGCAGCACAATGGCTGGCTGGAAGAGCAGATGGTCAGCCTCGCCACCAGCGAGACCGAGCGCGGCCTGGTGATGACCCTGGGCGACATGCTGTTCGACGCCGGGCGCGCCGACCTGCAGCCCGCAGCCAACCGCACCGTGCTCAAGCTCGTGCAGTTCCTGCAGATCAACCCGCAGCGGCGGGTGCGCATCGAGGGCTATACCGACAACACCGGCAGTGCCGAGGAGAACCTCGAACTGTCGCGCGCACGCGCCCAGGCCGTGGCCGACCTGCTGGTCGATCTGGGGATCGACGCCAAGCGCATTCAGGTAGTGGGCTATGGGGTGGATTTCCCCGTGGCGGAAAACGCCTCGGCACGCGGCCGCGCGCAGAACCGCCGGGTCGAGATCGTGTTTTCCGACGAGCGAGGGCGGCTCGGCGCGGAACGCTGA
- a CDS encoding electron transfer flavoprotein subunit beta/FixA family protein: MKVLVAVKRVVDYNVKVRVKADNSGVDLANVKMSMNPFCEIAVEEAVRLKEKGVASEIVVVTIGPATAQEQLRTALALGADRAILVESNDELNSLAVAKLLKAVVDKEQPQLVIMGKQAIDSDNNQTGQMLGALTGFGQGTFASKVEVAGDKVNVTREIDGGLQTVALNLPAIVTTDLRLNEPRYASLPNIMKAKKKPLETVTPDALGVSTASTVKTLKVEAPAARSAGIKVKSVAELVEKLKNEAKVI; the protein is encoded by the coding sequence ATGAAGGTTCTTGTAGCTGTCAAACGAGTGGTTGACTACAACGTCAAGGTTCGCGTCAAGGCGGACAACAGCGGCGTCGACCTCGCCAACGTCAAGATGTCCATGAACCCCTTCTGCGAAATCGCCGTGGAAGAAGCCGTACGCCTGAAGGAGAAAGGCGTGGCGAGCGAAATCGTCGTCGTCACCATCGGCCCGGCTACCGCCCAGGAGCAACTGCGCACCGCGCTGGCTCTGGGTGCCGACCGTGCCATCCTGGTCGAGTCCAATGACGAGCTGAACTCCCTGGCCGTGGCCAAGCTGCTCAAGGCAGTGGTCGACAAGGAGCAGCCGCAGCTGGTGATCATGGGCAAGCAGGCCATCGACAGCGACAACAACCAGACCGGCCAGATGCTGGGCGCCCTGACCGGCTTCGGCCAAGGCACCTTCGCCTCCAAGGTCGAAGTCGCTGGCGACAAGGTCAACGTTACCCGCGAGATCGATGGCGGTCTGCAGACCGTTGCGCTGAACCTGCCGGCGATCGTCACCACCGACCTGCGTCTGAACGAGCCGCGCTACGCGTCGCTGCCGAACATCATGAAGGCCAAGAAGAAGCCGCTGGAAACCGTCACTCCGGACGCTCTGGGCGTTTCCACCGCCTCCACCGTCAAGACCCTGAAAGTCGAAGCGCCGGCTGCTCGCAGCGCTGGCATCAAGGTCAAGTCCGTGGCTGAACTGGTCGAGAAACTGAAGAACGAGGCGAAGGTAATCTAA
- the purF gene encoding amidophosphoribosyltransferase, whose product MCGIVGIVGKSNVNQALYDALTVLQHRGQDAAGIVTSHDGRLFLRKDNGLVRDVFQQRHMQRLVGNMGIGHVRYPTAGSSSSAEAQPFYVNSPYGITLAHNGNLTNVERLAKEIYESDLRHVNTNSDSEVLLNVFAHELAQRGKLQPTEEDVFAAVTHVHERCLGGYAVVAMITGYGIVGFRDPNGIRPIVFGQRHTDEGVEYMIASESVSLDVLGFTLIRDLAPGEAVYITEEGKLFTRQCAQNPKYAPCIFEHVYLARPDSIMDGISVYKARLRMGEKLADKIQRERPDHDIDVVIPIPDTSRTAALELANRLGVKFREGFVKNRYIGRTFIMPGQAARKKSVRQKLNAIELEFRGKNVMLVDDSIVRGTTCKQIIQMAREAGAKNVYFCSAAPAVRYPNVYGIDMPSAHELIAHGRSTEEVCELIGADWLVYQDLPDLIEAVSGSKKIKIDNFDCAVFDGKYVTGDVDEAYLDKIEQARNDASKAKSQAVSAIIDLYNN is encoded by the coding sequence ATGTGTGGCATCGTCGGTATCGTCGGCAAGTCGAACGTCAATCAGGCGCTGTATGACGCGCTCACCGTCCTTCAGCATCGCGGCCAGGACGCTGCCGGCATCGTCACCAGCCATGACGGCCGGCTGTTCCTGCGCAAGGACAACGGCCTGGTGCGCGATGTGTTCCAGCAGCGCCACATGCAGCGCCTGGTGGGCAACATGGGTATCGGCCACGTGCGCTATCCCACCGCCGGCAGCTCCAGCTCGGCCGAAGCCCAGCCGTTTTACGTCAACTCGCCCTACGGCATCACCCTGGCGCACAACGGCAACCTGACCAACGTCGAGCGCCTGGCCAAGGAAATCTACGAGTCCGACCTGCGTCACGTGAACACCAACTCCGACTCGGAGGTGCTGCTCAACGTGTTCGCCCACGAGCTGGCCCAGCGCGGCAAGCTGCAGCCCACCGAGGAAGACGTGTTTGCCGCGGTCACCCATGTGCACGAACGCTGCCTGGGCGGTTATGCGGTGGTGGCGATGATCACCGGTTACGGTATCGTCGGCTTCCGCGATCCCAACGGCATTCGCCCGATCGTCTTCGGTCAGCGCCACACCGACGAAGGCGTGGAGTACATGATCGCTTCGGAGAGCGTGTCGCTGGACGTGCTCGGCTTCACCCTGATCCGCGACCTGGCGCCGGGTGAGGCGGTGTACATCACCGAGGAAGGCAAGCTGTTCACCCGTCAGTGCGCACAGAATCCCAAGTACGCGCCGTGCATCTTCGAGCATGTCTACCTGGCGCGTCCGGACTCGATCATGGACGGTATCTCGGTGTACAAGGCGCGCCTGCGCATGGGCGAGAAGCTGGCCGACAAGATCCAGCGCGAGCGTCCGGATCACGACATCGACGTGGTCATCCCGATTCCCGATACCAGCCGTACCGCCGCGCTGGAGCTGGCCAACCGCCTGGGCGTGAAGTTCCGCGAAGGCTTCGTGAAGAACCGCTACATCGGTCGTACCTTCATCATGCCCGGCCAGGCGGCGCGCAAGAAATCCGTACGGCAGAAGCTCAACGCCATCGAGCTGGAGTTCCGTGGCAAGAACGTGATGCTGGTGGACGACTCCATCGTGCGCGGCACCACCTGCAAGCAGATCATCCAGATGGCTCGCGAGGCCGGGGCGAAGAACGTCTACTTCTGCTCCGCGGCACCGGCGGTGCGCTACCCCAACGTCTACGGCATCGACATGCCCAGCGCCCACGAGCTGATCGCCCATGGCCGCAGCACCGAGGAAGTCTGCGAACTGATCGGTGCCGACTGGCTGGTGTACCAGGATCTGCCGGACCTGATCGAGGCGGTCAGTGGCAGCAAGAAGATCAAGATCGACAACTTCGACTGCGCGGTATTCGACGGCAAATACGTCACCGGAGACGTCGACGAGGCCTATCTGGACAAGATCGAGCAGGCGCGCAACGACGCCAGCAAGGCCAAGTCGCAGGCGGTCAGCGCGATCATCGATCTGTACAACAATTGA
- a CDS encoding O-succinylhomoserine sulfhydrylase, with protein sequence MTLEWDAGRLDSDLDGVGFDTLAVRAGQRRSPEGEHGEALFLTSSYVFRTAADAAARFGGEVPGNVYSRYTNPTVRTFEERIAALEGAEQAVATASGMSAILAIVMSLCSGGDHVLVSRSVFGSTISLFEKYLKRFGIEVDYVPLADLDAWQAAFKPNTKLLFVESPSNPLAELVDIAALAQIAHARGALLAVDNCFCTPALQQPLKLGADIVMHSATKYIDGQGRGLGGVVAGRSEQMKEVVGFLRTAGPTLSPFNAWLFLKGLETLRIRMRAQSESALQLALWLEQQPQVERVYYAGLPSHPQHELAKRQQSAFGAVVSFEVKGGRDAAWQVIDATRVISITTNLGDTKTTIAHPATTSHGRLTPQERANAGIRDNLIRVAVGLEELEDLKADLARGLAAL encoded by the coding sequence ATGACTCTGGAATGGGATGCCGGTCGGCTCGACAGTGATCTGGATGGCGTGGGCTTCGACACCCTGGCGGTGCGCGCCGGCCAGCGCCGCTCGCCCGAGGGCGAGCACGGCGAGGCGCTGTTCCTCACTTCCAGCTACGTGTTCCGCACCGCCGCCGATGCCGCCGCTCGCTTTGGCGGCGAGGTGCCGGGCAACGTCTACTCGCGCTACACCAACCCCACCGTACGCACCTTCGAGGAGCGCATCGCCGCTCTGGAAGGCGCCGAGCAGGCAGTGGCGACCGCTTCCGGCATGTCGGCGATCCTCGCCATCGTCATGAGCCTGTGCAGCGGCGGCGACCACGTACTGGTGTCGCGCAGCGTGTTCGGCTCCACCATCAGCCTGTTCGAGAAGTACCTCAAGCGCTTCGGCATCGAGGTGGATTACGTGCCGCTGGCCGATCTCGACGCCTGGCAGGCGGCCTTCAAGCCCAATACCAAGCTGCTGTTCGTCGAGTCGCCGTCCAACCCGCTGGCCGAGCTGGTGGATATCGCCGCGCTGGCGCAGATCGCTCACGCACGCGGTGCGCTGCTGGCGGTGGACAACTGCTTCTGTACGCCGGCCCTGCAGCAGCCGCTGAAGCTGGGCGCCGATATCGTCATGCACTCGGCCACCAAGTACATCGACGGTCAGGGCCGCGGCCTCGGCGGCGTGGTGGCGGGGCGCAGCGAGCAGATGAAGGAAGTGGTGGGCTTTCTGCGCACCGCAGGCCCGACCCTCAGCCCGTTCAATGCCTGGCTGTTTCTCAAGGGGCTGGAAACCCTGCGCATCCGCATGCGCGCGCAGAGCGAGAGTGCCCTGCAGCTGGCGCTGTGGCTGGAGCAGCAGCCGCAGGTCGAGCGCGTGTATTACGCCGGCCTGCCCAGCCATCCGCAGCACGAGCTGGCGAAAAGGCAGCAGAGCGCCTTCGGTGCGGTGGTCAGCTTCGAGGTCAAGGGTGGGCGTGACGCCGCCTGGCAGGTGATCGATGCCACGCGTGTCATTTCCATCACCACCAACCTGGGTGATACCAAGACCACCATCGCTCATCCGGCCACCACCTCCCATGGTCGTCTGACGCCGCAGGAGCGGGCCAATGCCGGTATCCGCGACAACCTGATCCGCGTTGCCGTGGGGCTGGAAGAGCTGGAAGACCTCAAGGCAGACCTGGCTCGCGGCCTGGCCGCACTCTGA
- a CDS encoding SDR family oxidoreductase — protein sequence MLEWGNDSAPNNGRVALVTGAARGIGLGISAWLITEGWQVVLADIDRERGSKVARALGDNAWFVAMDVAKEDQVSVGVAEVLGQFGRLDALVCNAAIADPHTPPLESLDLKRWNRLLAVNLTGAMLLAKHCAPYLRGHRGAIVNIASTRASQSEANCEAYAASKGGLVALTHALAVSLGPEVRVNCVSPGWIDARDPVQQRLEPLSVFDHAQHPVGRVGTVEDVAAQVAWLLSDAAGFVTGQEFVIDGGMSRKMIYQD from the coding sequence ATGCTCGAGTGGGGTAACGACAGTGCGCCCAACAACGGGCGTGTCGCACTGGTCACCGGTGCCGCGCGCGGGATCGGTCTGGGTATCAGCGCCTGGCTGATCACCGAAGGCTGGCAGGTGGTGCTGGCCGATATTGACCGTGAGCGTGGCTCGAAAGTGGCGCGCGCGCTGGGTGATAACGCCTGGTTTGTGGCCATGGATGTGGCCAAGGAGGACCAGGTAAGCGTCGGTGTCGCCGAGGTGCTCGGTCAGTTCGGCCGCCTCGATGCGCTGGTGTGCAATGCGGCCATCGCCGACCCGCACACGCCGCCGCTGGAGTCGCTCGATCTCAAGCGCTGGAATCGTCTGCTGGCGGTCAACTTGACCGGCGCCATGCTGCTGGCCAAGCACTGCGCGCCGTATCTGCGCGGTCATCGTGGGGCCATCGTCAATATTGCCTCGACCCGCGCCAGTCAGTCCGAGGCCAATTGCGAGGCCTACGCCGCGAGCAAGGGCGGGCTGGTTGCGCTCACTCATGCGCTGGCGGTCAGTCTCGGGCCGGAGGTGCGCGTGAACTGCGTCAGCCCGGGCTGGATCGATGCTCGCGATCCTGTGCAGCAGCGTCTGGAGCCGCTATCGGTGTTCGATCATGCGCAGCATCCGGTCGGCCGTGTCGGCACGGTGGAAGATGTGGCGGCTCAGGTCGCCTGGCTGCTGTCCGATGCGGCGGGTTTCGTCACCGGCCAGGAGTTCGTCATCGATGGCGGCATGAGCCGCAAGATGATCTATCAGGATTGA
- a CDS encoding electron transfer flavoprotein subunit alpha/FixB family protein, producing MTILVIAEHTNAALAAATLNTVAAAQKIGGDIHVLVAGANAGAAAEAAAKIAGVAKVLLADNAAYANQLPENVAPLVAELGKGYSHILAAATSNGKNILPRVAAALDVDQISEIIAVESADTFKRPIYAGNAIATVQSSAAIKVITVRSTGFDAAAAEGGSAAVEAVSGPADAGKSAFVGEELAKSDRPELTAAKIVVSGGRGMGNGDNFKHLYALADKLGAAVGASRAAVDAGFVPNDMQVGQTGKIVAPQLYIAVGISGAIQHLAGMKDSKVIVAINKDEEAPIFQVADYGLVADLFEAVPELEKLV from the coding sequence ATGACTATCCTGGTTATCGCTGAACACACCAATGCCGCTCTGGCTGCCGCTACCCTGAACACCGTTGCTGCTGCGCAGAAGATCGGTGGTGACATTCACGTTCTGGTAGCCGGTGCCAATGCTGGCGCTGCCGCCGAAGCCGCTGCCAAGATCGCCGGCGTGGCCAAGGTTCTGCTGGCCGACAACGCTGCCTATGCCAACCAGCTGCCGGAAAACGTCGCGCCGCTGGTAGCCGAGCTGGGTAAGGGCTACAGCCACATCCTGGCTGCCGCCACCAGCAACGGCAAGAACATCCTGCCGCGCGTCGCCGCTGCCCTGGACGTCGATCAGATCTCCGAGATCATCGCCGTCGAAAGCGCCGACACCTTCAAGCGTCCGATCTATGCCGGCAACGCCATCGCCACCGTGCAGTCCTCGGCTGCCATCAAAGTGATCACCGTGCGTAGCACCGGTTTCGACGCCGCGGCTGCCGAAGGCGGCAGCGCTGCCGTTGAAGCCGTTTCCGGCCCGGCCGATGCCGGCAAGTCCGCCTTCGTTGGCGAAGAACTGGCCAAGTCCGACCGTCCGGAACTGACCGCTGCCAAGATCGTCGTTTCCGGCGGCCGTGGCATGGGCAATGGCGACAACTTCAAGCACCTGTACGCCCTGGCGGACAAGCTGGGCGCTGCCGTTGGCGCTTCCCGCGCTGCCGTCGACGCTGGCTTCGTACCGAACGACATGCAGGTCGGTCAGACCGGCAAGATCGTTGCGCCGCAGCTGTACATCGCCGTTGGTATCTCCGGCGCGATCCAGCACCTGGCCGGTATGAAAGACTCCAAGGTGATCGTTGCGATCAACAAGGACGAGGAGGCGCCGATCTTCCAGGTGGCCGACTACGGCCTGGTCGCCGACCTGTTCGAAGCCGTACCGGAGCTGGAAAAGCTGGTCTAA
- a CDS encoding alpha/beta fold hydrolase gives MKKLLLALLLLLIAATAMLYFFPATQLASLRLIEQQRAGLSHQQIRVRDLNIHYYRGGPADGETLVLIHGFAADKDNWLRFSRHLTDRYQVIALDLPGFGDSDRPAGSYDVGTQAERLASILEALGIERAHLLGNSMGGHIAALYAARYPQRTQSLALFDNAGVEAPIKSEFFTLLERGQANPLVVRQAEDFQRLLQFVFVEPPYLPESLKRHLAERSMANREHYEQVFQQLVERYIPLEPELPKIEVPTLLLWGEQDRVLHVSSIEVMRPLLRHSSVAVMPGVGHAPMLERPQESALLYRRFLQGLTP, from the coding sequence ATGAAAAAACTGCTGCTCGCTTTGCTGCTACTGCTTATCGCCGCCACAGCAATGCTGTACTTCTTTCCCGCCACTCAATTGGCCAGTCTCCGGCTGATAGAGCAACAGCGCGCCGGCCTCAGCCACCAGCAGATACGTGTCCGCGATCTTAACATCCATTACTACCGCGGAGGACCGGCGGACGGCGAAACCCTGGTACTGATCCACGGATTCGCTGCAGACAAGGATAACTGGCTGCGCTTTTCCCGCCACCTTACGGATCGCTATCAGGTCATCGCGCTCGACCTCCCAGGCTTCGGCGACAGCGACCGCCCCGCCGGCAGCTACGACGTCGGCACGCAAGCCGAGCGCCTGGCGAGCATCCTCGAAGCGCTGGGCATCGAACGCGCCCACCTGCTGGGCAATTCCATGGGCGGACATATTGCCGCACTCTACGCTGCGCGCTATCCGCAGCGCACCCAGTCGCTGGCGCTGTTCGATAACGCAGGGGTCGAGGCACCGATCAAGAGCGAGTTCTTCACGCTTCTCGAGCGCGGGCAGGCCAACCCGCTGGTGGTACGCCAAGCCGAGGACTTCCAGCGCCTGCTGCAGTTCGTCTTCGTCGAGCCGCCTTACCTGCCCGAGTCCCTCAAGCGCCATCTGGCCGAACGCTCCATGGCCAACCGCGAGCATTACGAGCAGGTGTTCCAGCAGCTGGTCGAGCGCTACATTCCGCTGGAGCCGGAACTGCCGAAAATCGAGGTGCCGACGCTGCTGCTCTGGGGCGAGCAGGATCGCGTGCTGCACGTATCCAGCATCGAGGTGATGCGTCCGCTGCTACGCCATTCGAGCGTCGCGGTGATGCCCGGCGTGGGCCATGCGCCGATGCTCGAGCGGCCGCAGGAAAGCGCCCTGCTCTACCGGCGTTTTCTGCAGGGGCTGACGCCGTAA